Below is a genomic region from Rhizobium sp. 9140.
CAGACCGCGAAGCCCTCGTCCCACGTGGAGGCGATCGCCAGCGTATCGAGCAGCTCGGCATGCTCGACGACGGTCAGGTCGATCGTGTCGCCGATATCCTTCAGCACGTTGTTCTGCCGGGTGCGGCCCGTGAGAATGAACCGGCGCTTCTCGTGGGTGTAGGCGGGACGAGCGCCCTCGACATCGGCAATGCGCGCAACGCGCAGCGCACTGATCTGGGTCTGAAGCTCGGAGGCCATGTTGACCAGATCGCCGACGATCTCGGCCGGATCGTCCATCGGATGCCAGCCCTGCAGCGGACCGAGGCCGGCGTGCGTGTCGATGGCGCGCAGGAGCGAAAGGCCGACCGTGGCCTTATCGATCAGGTCGTCGATGTCCGTGCAGCCCGTCATGTCGAGCGCATATTTCAGGGCGCGCAGATCCAGCGCCTCGTTGCTGGTCGCAACCGGGTCGGCCGCACCCGCGACCAGAACAGCCGTTCCGCCGTCGGTCCCCTGCGGGATGTCCACGACGGCACCTTCCATGGGACGCGCGGTGACGCCGCCTGCGAGCAGCGCTGGAACCGAGGCGCTCGCCACGATCCCACCGGCTTGGATTTTGGACGCCGTGATCGCGTTCGAAGCGAGCTGATCGGCGGTGACCGTGCCATCTCCGATTTCACTGGCGGTGACGGCCTCCGCTGGGAAACCGCCTATGCTCCCGGTCTGGATGTTCGAGCCATGGATAACGGTCCCGTCCGGCCCGTTCATGCCGGACGGGTCGGATGCTGCCACGGGAGGAGTGGCGGCATCCAGCGCCGTGCCCAGGACGTCGGTCCCGGCTTCTTCTGCGATCGGCGCGCTGGATGATGTGATCTTCTTGGCCATGAACGGTTTCCCTTCGAGCTTTCGGAAAGGAACCGGCCATCCGGTCCCTTTCGAAAAGCTCCGGCCGATTGCGCGGCCGGAGTTCAGTCATTCCCGCCGCCCGCCTTAGCGAGCGGTCAGGCTGAGACCATGCGTGCGGTAGCTGTGGCGGTAGACGGGCTTCAGGGCATCGATGACGAGGAACACGACGACGCCGAAGATCGGGGCCATCACGATGAGCGCGGCGGCCGAGGGCGTGTCCCGCAAAAACGTCATGGCAAGCTTGATGACCGGATAGGCGACGTAGACGGCTGCGCTGACGATGGCGAAAACCACGGCGCCGATGACGGAAAAGCTGGATCGGAGACAATATTTCATGCTGGTCCCTTCGGGTGTTATCCTCCGGCCGGCTGGCCAAAGGGGAGAGCGTGGGCCTGACGGTCAGGCTGAGGCCAACTCAGGCGGCGACGTTCTGGAAGAAGTAGCCAAGCTCCGGAGCCGACACGACTTCGGCAACGCTTTCGCCAGCGCGCACCCGGCGCGATCCGCGAAGGCCGATCTTTGGTTCGTCGATCGAGCCGGCGACGCGGGTACCGAACTGAGCCGTCCAGCCCCACGTGGGCACCTCGCCCATGCTCGACACGATCTTCTCACGGCGGATCAGGGCGCAATGCTTGCCCCAGAGGCGGTAGCGCACGGCCGGCTGGCCGGGACGCGCCGCATTGGCAAAGCCGGAGCCGACGACGATGTCATCAAGCTCGAGGAGATCGGCAACGGCGCGCTTGTCGGCGAGACCATCGGCAACGCCCGACGTTGTAAGCGCCCGCAGAACGTTGGGGTTCTGGCGCATCTGAGACCAAGCCAGCCGGCCCATGACAGCAACGTTCGCACGCATGACCATGCTGTCGAGCGCATCCGTGACGGCGCGGATCGGCTTGCTGTCGGCGTGGCTCCACTGCGAGGTGCCAGACAGAACCTCACGGTTCGTGGTGGGGTAGCTCAGCGGGTTGAACGTCTTGTCGGCGACACGCTTCTCGCGATCCAGCTCGACGATGTTGGTCAGCTGCTGGACGGCGAAGGCTTCCGGGTCGTAACCGGCCGGCGCCTGCATGATGTCGGCGATCGGAATGATGGCGTCCTGACCGTAGTCGGCCGTCGCGCCCGTCACTTCTGTGCCGCCGAACTCCATGATGTTCGGCTCGGACTTACGGCCGACCTTGGTGTCAGGGATCGTGATCGTCTGGTCGAAGCCGAAGACCATGTACTTGAAGGTCTCGGCCGTCAGACGCGGCTCGAGGCGAGGCATGACCTGATCGGCGATCAGTTCCCCATTCTTGAAGGCAACGGCGATGCCGGTCAGAACCGGATCGACGGGAAACGGCTGTCCAGCCATACGTAAGTGCTCCTGCGGGTGTCGATCCGGGCCTTAGCCCTGGATGCGATGGGGGTTGATGAAGGCCTTGGCGATATCGCCGGAAACGCCGCCTGTGAGGACGCGACCGACGATGAAGTGATTGACGCCTGCGCCGGGGGCGGCAGCGACGGCCTTGCCGTTGGCGTCGGCCGTGATGCCGGCGCCGGGCGTCACGGTCCCGCCGACCAGAATTTCGGCTGGGCCGAACAGCACGACATCGACGCGCTGGCCGATCTTGGCGCCGTTCGGGTAATCGACAACGCCAGCGATCACGTCGGTTGGTGCCGTCGCCAGCGCGACCTCGCCATCGATGGCGGTGAACTTGACCTGGGCGCGATGGGCGAGATCGGTCGAGGCGATGAAGGCTTTGATGAACGGGTTCATGCGGCGGTCCTCAGCGGCGGTTCTTCAGGCGCATCGCAGCTGTGGCGGGATCGATGTCCTCGCCACGTTCCTTCGCAGCCTTGATTTCGGTCTGGATCGCGATGGCGACCTGATTGCTGTCCGAGAAGTCCGGACCATTGCCGTTTGCCAGTTCCGTCGTTTCGACGGGCACGGGCAGCTTTTCGAGCAGCTCGCGAAAGGCGCCGCGCGGCGACGTCGTCTTCTGAGCGCCTGCTTCCGAGAAGGTCAGCACCTCGTCGGACATTTCCGAAAACAGCGCGATGGCGGTGTCCTTCAGGCCGATCGGGAGACGGCCGGCTGCGATGATGCCTTCGACAAAGGCGCTATCGGCCTGAGCCTGGGCCCTGGTGTTGGCCTCGGAGAAGGTCGTTTCGCGGGCCTTGATCGCGGCTTCACGAGCATCGAGTTCGGCAAGCCGCTCGGCCTCCGTCTTCTGGACGTTGGTCATGGAAAGATCCTTGATGGTTTCAGAGAAGGTCGGCCGCACCTCTTCCTCACGCGCTTCAGCACGCATGGAGGCAGCGTTGTCCGTGATCTGGTCGATCTCGTATTGCGGGATGATCCGATCGGCCGTCGCGATGTCGGCCGTCTCGATGAAGTAGTCGCGCATGCCCCGGAAGAGCCGGCCGATGCTGTCCATCGTCCAAGCGGTGCGCCAAGGCGTCTCGGCAAACTCCAGAATAAGGTCCGTCGCTTCAGCGAATTCGATCCCGGCCAAACCTTTGACGGCCGGTGGCTCGGCGCCGAGGAAGCCGACATGACGAAGATGGTAGGAGCCGGGCGTCGGGTTTCCGGGTGCGGCTGGATCGTAGAGCGCGGCCGAGACCTTCAGGAACTTGCCGTCGCGCACCATCTCAGAAAAGGACGGGTCGAGGCGATCAGGCTCGGCGACGAGGCGCCCGTCTTTCACCGACAGCGCCTTCACCCAGCCGAATGCCGGCGCGTTCGTCTTCGGATGACCGACAACGATCGGCGCCTGATGGTTGGCCGGATCGTAAGAGGAGGCGATCGCCGCAACATCGGCGTCGGAGAAGGTGATCGCCTTCCCCTGCGTCGAAACATGGCTGCCGGTTTTGAAGATTTCGAACGGTTTCATGCCCGGCATCTAAGCCAAGGCGTGCCCCGTCGTCGGGACCGCGAAATCGCACACCGAGGAACAAAGGCTGGAAATCCGGACGGGAGGGCAGCGGCGCATGCCGGACACGATCTTCAGATCGTTTTCAAAGCCGTTTCAAAGCCCTCTGGCGCGTTTGACCGACCTGTGCGCCATCACCGGGCCTTCAAGCGCACCATTGGCCTCCTGAAGCCCTTTTGCAAGCAGGCTATTTCTGCTCAATCGCCTCAACGAAGTGATCCTTGACGATGTCGAGGATAGCCGTAATCGACGCGTCATTGAACCCGAGGAATTGCCGCTTGGGGATTTTCACGCTCTGAACCTTGAACGTCTGTCCGCCCATGGAGAACACGAGCGCCTCGGCCGTCTTCGGTCGGATCGTTCCGCCCTCATTGTGGATCCGCGCATAGACTTCGTTCGATCCGATTTCGACGCCGTCGCCGGCGAGCTGCCAGACGATTTGGGAAAGGCTCCGGGTCTCTCCGCGCAGGATGCCTGGGCCCTTCTTCGTCTTGGCATAGAGCGGATTGAGCGCGACCCACGGCGCGCCGTCTGGATCCTTCTGATCGACGAAGCGGCGCCGGGTGACCTTGGCTTCGAACTCGCCGATGTTCTTCAGCGCTGGCTTGATGTTGCCGGCCGCTGCCAGAAGGCGCGCCAGCGCATCGTTGATGGAGGCATCGTCGATCGTGATTGTCGCAGCGGCCATTGCGTCGTCCCGTTGTTCTGCTCGACAGCCAGTGCTATATTCTGGCTGTCGGTTGATCGAGGCGCCGGAGCCCTCCGTAGATCTTCTGACGCAAAGCGCGCCCCGGCAGGCGCGCTTTTTCTATTCCGGTCGGCGGTAGAGCAACGCTCCACGACGATAATTCCGAAGGTAATCGTCCTTCGTGTCGAAGCCGGTCACGGCCACCCAGCCCCTGTTGGTCCATTCGAAGCGCACGAACAGGGCACGGCCATCGGGCAGGATGATCCGCTTGAGGTAGGCACGGCGCAAGACCACGCCGCTTTTCATGGCCGCCCAGTCCACCCAGATTTCGTCTGGCGCGATGATGGTATCGGCCAGCAGCTTGGCGTACTGGCCCCGGCCGCGTTTGTCGCTCTTCAGGCCGACGACGGTCCCGTCCGGCATGCGCTGCTCGAAGAGCGACCGGCTAATGGTGATGAGCCCGCCGGACTTATCGCGGAACGGGCCTTCGCCCTTCTTCAGGTCGAACCGCTTCAGGAAGCCTTCGACATAGGCTTTCGGCTCCAGGCCCTCCGGCATGAGGTCGCGGCTCTTGGCGACGGCCGGCGCGGGAAGATCCGGCAGGTTGGCCGGCGCCGGCGCATCTGGCTGATACGCTGGCAGCGGCTCGCGCAGCTCGGTCGGCACGACACCGTCAAGCCATTCCTTGCCGACGTTGTATTCCCAGCCGCGACCGATGCCGCCGATCCGCTCTTCCTTCTCGCCGGTGCGAGGATCGATACCGTCATATCGGACCAGCTCGGGCGCCTCATCTGGCGCATCCTTGCCGAGCGCCTGCATCTCGCGCCGGGACAAAGCCTCGACATCGCAACCGCATCCCCAGCCATTCGGCGGGTAGATGCGGTCCCAGATCGGATCGTTTGCTGCCCAGACCTTGCCGTCCCAGGCGAGGTGCTGAAGGCGCGGATGCAGCGCGCCGGAATGGACGTACTGCCAGTAGGGCCGATACTTCAGGACATCAGGATCTGTGAGCTGCTTGTATCGCCCGGCCATGTAGCTGGTGCGCATGTTCGTCGTGTAGATGATCCGCGCGCGCCATGCGCGCCGCTCGCCATCCGTCGATCCACGCGCATTAAAGAGCCAGCCCGTGCGATCGACGATGGCGTCAAAGTCCTTTTGAAACTCTTTGAAGCCCGTTCCCTGGACACGCGCTTTCTCGATCGCCGCCCGGAAATCTCCCAGCATGTCATCCCGCGTGACGCCGGCGACAGAAAAGCCGCGGACATGGGCTCCATGCTTCAGATCGTCATAGCGCCTGGTGGGCAGGTTGACCTTGCCGGCGACGAAGTCGATTGCCTCCTGAAACGGGAT
It encodes:
- a CDS encoding major capsid protein, which translates into the protein MAGQPFPVDPVLTGIAVAFKNGELIADQVMPRLEPRLTAETFKYMVFGFDQTITIPDTKVGRKSEPNIMEFGGTEVTGATADYGQDAIIPIADIMQAPAGYDPEAFAVQQLTNIVELDREKRVADKTFNPLSYPTTNREVLSGTSQWSHADSKPIRAVTDALDSMVMRANVAVMGRLAWSQMRQNPNVLRALTTSGVADGLADKRAVADLLELDDIVVGSGFANAARPGQPAVRYRLWGKHCALIRREKIVSSMGEVPTWGWTAQFGTRVAGSIDEPKIGLRGSRRVRAGESVAEVVSAPELGYFFQNVAA
- a CDS encoding peptidase; amino-acid sequence: MKPFEIFKTGSHVSTQGKAITFSDADVAAIASSYDPANHQAPIVVGHPKTNAPAFGWVKALSVKDGRLVAEPDRLDPSFSEMVRDGKFLKVSAALYDPAAPGNPTPGSYHLRHVGFLGAEPPAVKGLAGIEFAEATDLILEFAETPWRTAWTMDSIGRLFRGMRDYFIETADIATADRIIPQYEIDQITDNAASMRAEAREEEVRPTFSETIKDLSMTNVQKTEAERLAELDAREAAIKARETTFSEANTRAQAQADSAFVEGIIAAGRLPIGLKDTAIALFSEMSDEVLTFSEAGAQKTTSPRGAFRELLEKLPVPVETTELANGNGPDFSDSNQVAIAIQTEIKAAKERGEDIDPATAAMRLKNRR
- a CDS encoding phage virion morphogenesis protein, which gives rise to MAAATITIDDASINDALARLLAAAGNIKPALKNIGEFEAKVTRRRFVDQKDPDGAPWVALNPLYAKTKKGPGILRGETRSLSQIVWQLAGDGVEIGSNEVYARIHNEGGTIRPKTAEALVFSMGGQTFKVQSVKIPKRQFLGFNDASITAILDIVKDHFVEAIEQK
- a CDS encoding PBECR2 nuclease fold domain-containing protein → MAGEQIPFQEAIDFVAGKVNLPTRRYDDLKHGAHVRGFSVAGVTRDDMLGDFRAAIEKARVQGTGFKEFQKDFDAIVDRTGWLFNARGSTDGERRAWRARIIYTTNMRTSYMAGRYKQLTDPDVLKYRPYWQYVHSGALHPRLQHLAWDGKVWAANDPIWDRIYPPNGWGCGCDVEALSRREMQALGKDAPDEAPELVRYDGIDPRTGEKEERIGGIGRGWEYNVGKEWLDGVVPTELREPLPAYQPDAPAPANLPDLPAPAVAKSRDLMPEGLEPKAYVEGFLKRFDLKKGEGPFRDKSGGLITISRSLFEQRMPDGTVVGLKSDKRGRGQYAKLLADTIIAPDEIWVDWAAMKSGVVLRRAYLKRIILPDGRALFVRFEWTNRGWVAVTGFDTKDDYLRNYRRGALLYRRPE